The Lycium barbarum isolate Lr01 chromosome 9, ASM1917538v2, whole genome shotgun sequence genome has a segment encoding these proteins:
- the LOC132611892 gene encoding uncharacterized protein LOC132611892, protein MGEKLMPMGAWESWRDASSMWDRMASCIRETTRDVLGVSRGHCGRRRGDWWWNEKVQGKVEAKKGAYARLVDCKDEEEKQTNRERKGLRLKNVQRNKDLTSSLSGQNYTLELLSGSSRQCLELMRMSRDAYVQLCQYFRHNGWLTDSKYVYVEEKITIFLSIIGHNECSVVIKRRFQHSSQTIHKYFHEVLEAMMKFAKEMISSTTSDPNLDTPGAHKRLRKIFKNVLGICDFNMVFTYVYAGWEGVAHDAHLTEIVSNPENGFPFPPPNKYYLCDAAYPNTRGFPAPYRNVRYWLGDYQRRRAINKEEKFNHAHSQLRNVIERAYGVLKARFPILDKMPPYSIDIQRDVVVACFAVHKFIRKERINDELFNQYDSPQLIFDEEEGEQEDMLDEASGPNWTAEDSQIMHNMHEQLTLQLMQRRGNT, encoded by the exons atgggggagaagttgatgcCTATGGGGGCTTGGGAGAGTTGGAGGGacgcgagcagtatgtgggataggatggCGAGCTGCATTAGGGAAACAACTAGAGATGTCCTGGGAGTCTCGAGAGGTCACTGTGGTAGGCgacgaggggactggtggtggaatgaaAAAGTCCAGggaaaggtggaagcaaagaaaggGGCGTACGCGAGGTTGGTAGACTGTAAAGATGAGGAGGAGAAGCAGACGAATAGGGAAAG AAAAGGTCTTAGACTCAAGAATGTTCAAAGAAATAAAGATTTAACATCATCTCTATCTGGTCAGAATTACACATTGGAATTATTGTCTGGCTCTAGTCGACAATGTTTAGAGTTGATGCGCATGTCTCGTGATGCATATGTGCAGTTGTGTCAATATTTTAGACATAATGGATGGCTCACGGATAGTAAATATGTATATGTAGAAGAAAAGATAACAATATTTTTATCCATTATAGGGCATAATGAGTGTTCTGTGGTTATCAAGAGGAGATTCCAACATTCTTCGCAAACGATTCACAAATATTTTCATGAGGTTCTTGAAGCAATGATGAAGTTTGCAAAAGAGATGATATCATCTACAACATCCGATCCAAATCTAGATACTCCCGGTGCTCATAAAAGGCTACGTAAAATTTTTAAG AATGTATTAGGTATATGTGATTTTAACATGGTCTTCACTTATGTTTACGCTGGATGGGAAGGAGTAGCACATGATGCACATCTTACAGAGATTGTATCTAATCCAGAAAATGGCTTTCCATTTCCTCCTCCTA ACAAGTACTATCTATGTGATGCGGCATATCCAAACACTCGAGGATTTCCAGCACCGTATCGTAATGTTCGATATTGGTTAGGAGATTATCAGCGTAGGAGGGCCATAAATAAGGAGGAAAAGTTTAATCATGCTCATTCACAACTCAGAAATGTTATTGAACGTGCTTATGGAGTTCTAAAAGCAAGATTTCCGATATTGGATAAGATGCCTCCATATTCTATTGATATCCAGAGAGATGTTGTTGTTGCATGTTTTGCAGTTCATAAATTTATCCGGAAGGAGCGTATAAATGATGAACTGTTTAATCAATACGATTCACCTCAGTTAATATTTGATGAGGAAGAAGGAGAACAAGAAGATATGTTAGATGAAGCAAGTGGACCTAATTGGACAGCTGAAGATTCGCAGATAATGCACAATATGCATGAACAACTTACCCTTCAACTAATGCAAAGAAGAGGAAATACTTGA